The sequence ACTTCGACGAGAACCACCACCTTTACCCGGGCGATGACAACCCCTACAAAAACGTCATTCCCAATTACTACAAGCTCCTAGATGAGGAGATAGGAAAAACACTGAAGTTGCTCGATTTGGACGAGACCGCTATAATGATAGTCTCCGACCACGGTATAAAGGCAATGAAAGGTGCATTCGCAATAAACCAGTGGCTCATTGAAGAGGGCTTATTGAAGATCAAGAATCCAGAAATATTGAAAGAAGGAAGGCAGGTCAGGTTCAACGAGCTCGATGTTGATTGGAGCAGGACGATTGCCTGGGCATGGGGAGGCTACTACTCTAGGGTGTTCTTAAACGTTAAGGGAAGGGAGCCTCAGGGAGTAGTTAAGCCTGAGGAATACGAGAAAGTTAGAGACGAAGTGGCAGAGCTTATAAAAACAATTAGAGGGCCGAACGGAGAGAAGTGGGACACCAAGGTCTTCTATCCCGAAGAGATTTACCCTGTTGCCAGAGGGAACAAGCCAGACATGATGGTCTACCTTGACGACCTGAACTGGAGGGCCGCTGGAACTCTAGGCTACGAGACGCCCTACCTATTGGAGAACGACTTAGGGCCAGATGATGCCGTACATGCCGAATATGGAGTTTTCTCACTCTATTTGCCGGGAATGGAAGAAGGAAAGAGAACACAGCTTACTATTTACGACTTCGCTCCTACAGTTCTCAAGCTCTTTGGAATGGAAAAGCCGCTTAGGGGGAGGAGTGTAATATGAGCGAAGAGGGATTTACAATATGGCTTACTGGGCCAAGCGGGGCCGGGAAGACCGTGTTAGCTCACGCCCTCAAGAAGAAGCTCAAGTCAATGGGCTACAAGGTTGAGATCCTTGATGGAGACGTTATAAGGAAGACCCTCTATCCAGATCTTGGCTTCTCGAAGGAAGCCAGAGAAATGCACAATCGCATTGTAATTCATATGGCCAAGCTTTTGAGCAGGAACGGGGTCATAACAATAGTTTCCCTGATTTCACCTTACAGAGCGGTTAGGGAGTACGCGAGGAAGGAAATAGGGAGATTCATGGAAGTGTACGTGTATGCACCGCTAGAAGTGAGAATTCAGAGGGATCCTAAGGGGCTATATGCAAAGGCCATGCGCGGTGAAATAAAAGGCTTGACTGGCTACGACGGAGTCTACGAGGAGCCGGAGAACCCAGAAGTCAAAGTTGACAGCTCAAAGATGACACCCGAGGAAGAGGTCGAAGCAGTCTTAAAGAAAGCTAAGGAACTGGGCTACCTAAAATAACGAGGGAGTGAAAAGTGCATCCAGTTGTTTTTATCTTTCTCGGCTTTCTTGTTGGGGCTTTAGTGGGCCTCACCGGGATGGGCGGTGGGGCTTTAATGACTCCTTCCCTGATTTTCCTTGGGGTAGAGCCGATTATAGCCGTTGGGACTGATCTTCTATATGCGACTGTTACAAAGGTTTTCGGCGTTCTATTCCACCAGAGGAAGAACAAAATCAGGGTCGATATTACCTCGAGACTTATCATTGGGGGCTTGCCGGCAATTTTGTTGGGAAGCTTTTTGTTGAGGAGCATTGATAAGGCGCTTTTGAACGAGTATCTAACTCTCTTCTTGGGCGCTGTGCTGTTGGTTACATCTACGTTGAGGCTGGTTAGGGGAGAGATTAACCTCCCGATAAGGCCGAGAATGGAGTATCTGTACCTTTTGGGCTTTGTTGTTGGGTTAACAGTTCAGTTCACCTCTGTTGGGGCCGGAGTCATTGTGAGCTTTGCCCTTGTGAACCTTGCCAAAGTAAATCCTCACGAGGTCGTTGGAGTCACAATAGCTTATGGTCTAGCTTTATCTTCCTTGAGCTTCATGAACTACGCTTTCTTAAATAGTGTGGATTATTCCCTAGCATTGCTTTTGATACTTGGAACGATTCCAGGCGTTTATTTTGGGACTAGCCTAAACACAAAGGCCGATAAAGACGTGCTTAAGAAGGTTATCAACGTGGCGATTCTAATCATTGGGGCTTTGATACTGGCTGAGAGGGTGTTTTAATGTTTTTTAAATTCAATAGGAGAGGTCTTTGTTTTGAATTTTCACTCCATTTACGAATCTATCTCTGGTTTCGGATTTTTACTGTTAAGTACCGTAAACCCGAAAGACTTAACGGTATCGTAAAGTTTTATGGTTAACGGTACTTAACGGTAGGTACCGACGCTCTTTTTGATTTTGGTTGTTGGTTAGGTTTAAGTTTAGTGTTTTTGAATAATTTTCTGGTGATCGTCAGTTTCGGGGGGTGAGTAAGGGTTATCTGGATTCTTATGCTGCTTCGGCGTCGGTTTTTGCCTTGTGTCAAGCAATGAGTCCGGAATTAGCTCTGAGCTTATTGTTAACCTGGATGTTCACAACCAACAACTAACAGGAAAAGAGCGGTGTTCTGTTTCTGCTTAATAGAGCTTTGTCAAAAATTTACTACTAACCTGCTGAGCGAGTGTTTTAGAGCCTTACAGTTATGTACCAAAAATTTTTATTGCAGAAAGTGTAGTGAAGAGAGGTGAAATAATATGAAAGCTCTCATCCTTTCTGGTGGTCACGGCACGAGATTGAGGCCTCTAACTTATTCACAGCAGAAGCAGCTTATACCAGTTGCGAATAAGCCCGTCCTATTCTATGCCATTGAGGACGTTATCGAAGCGGGAATCCGCGATATTGGCATAATAGTTGGGCCAAACAAGGAGCAGGTTATTGAGACCGTAAAAAGCGTTGATTGGGACGCTAACATAGAGTTCATTTACCAAGGCGAGCCAAAAGGGTTGGCCCATGCTATCTTAGTCGCGAGGGAGTATCTCGGTGATGATGATTTCGTTATGTACTTGGGCGACAACATACTCAGAGAAGGTATTGTAAGGCATTTGGAGCACTTCAAGAAGGGCAACTTCGATGCGAGCATTCTTCTCTGTGAGGTTCCGAACCCCCAGCAGTTCGGTGTTGCTGAATTAAGCGAAGACGGCAAGACGATTAAGCGCTTGGTTGAGAAGCCCAAAGTCCCCCCGAGCAACTTGGCTTTAGTGGGGATTTACTTCTTCAAGCCGATTATTCATGAGGCCGTGAAACACTTGAAGCCCTCGTGGCGTGGCGAGCTTGAGATTACCGATGCTATTCAATGGCTTATTGACCACGGCTATAAAGTCGGGTGGACCAAGGTTACAGGCTGGTGGAAAGACACTGGAAAGCCCGAGGATATTTTGGATGCAAATAGGCTGATTTTGGACGACATAAAGACCAGCATTAAATTGGAAACCAAGGCGAGGATCCATGGAAGGGTAATAATTGAAGAGGGAACCCAAATTGACGAGAACACCGTAATAAAGGGCCCTGCCGTGATTGGCAAGAACTGTATAATTAGGAATGCATACATCGGGCCTTACACGAGCATTGGAAACAACTGCATTATTGAAAACACCGAGATCGAGGACTCTATAATCTTGCCGGAGAGCGAGATAAGGGACGCCGGAAGGATAGTTGAAAGCCTTATTGGAAGGGGAGTGAAGATTCTTAAGGGCAACAGCCGCCCGTTTGGCAGGAAGCTTGTCGTTGGCGATAACTCTAGGATAATCCTTTGAGGTGAAAATATGAAGCTCTTGGTAACAGGCGGTGCAGGATTTATAGGGAGCAACTTCATCCGCTATGTTTTAGAGAAGCACAAGGACTGGGAAGTAATAAACTTAGACAAGCTCGGCTACGGTTCAAACCCGGCAAACCTGAAGGATGTCGAGGACGACCCAAGGTATACTTTCATTAAGGGAGATATAAACGACTTTGAGCTTGTTTCAAAGCTAATAAAGGAAGTTGATGCCGTTGTGAACTTCGCTTCTGAGACACATGTCGACAGGAGCATTTCAAATCCCTACGCCTTCATTGAAAGCAACGTTCTCGGGGTTTACACTATTCTTGAGGCAATAAGGAAAGAAAACCCCGAGGTTCGCCTAGTTCACATCAGTAGCGACGAGGTCCATGGAGACATACTCGAGGGCTCTTTCACCGAAGAGGACAGGCTAATGCCTTCTTCGCCCTACTCTGCTAGCAAGGCCGCTGGAGATATGCTCGTCCTCGGCTGGGCTAGGACTTACAAGTTGAACGCCTCAATAACGAGGTGTACGAACAACTATGGCCCATATCAGTTCCCGGAGAAGCTCATCCCAAAGACTATAATAAGAGCTAGCATGGGACTAAAGATACCTATCTACGGCACTGGCCAAAATGTTAGGGACTGGATTTATGTTGGGGACCACGTGAGGGCCGTTGAAGCGGTTTTGCTCAAGGGCGAGCCAAGGGAGATATACAATATTTCAGCCGGAGAGGAGAAGACGAACCTTGAAGTTGTTAAGACGATATTAAAGCTAATGGGCAAAGATGAAGACATGATAGAGTTCGTAGAGGATAGGCCAGGTCATGATTTGAGGTACTCCCTTGACTCGTGGAAGATAATGAGGGACTTGAAGTGGCGTCCAAAAGTTAGCTTTGAAGAGGGAATCAAGAAGACAGTCAAGTGGTATTTGAACAACGAGTGGTGGTGGAAGCCTTTAGTCGATGAGAAAGTCCTCCACCCGACGCCGTGGAAGCTGAGGTGGTAGTGAGCCAGACAAAAACATAGGAGAAAGTTTATTTAGCCCTTAGGCATGATTGATTATCTGAGGAGTGGAATATGAGAAGCAAGTACAAAAAGATTGAGTTCGAGTTCAAGCTTCCCGATGGGCTGTTTAATAGATAGCAACTAGCGAAACATTTAAATACTTTCCACACATAACCACGATTAGAGGAGAAATAATGAGGCTTTATAGAACTGGTGAGGTTGCCAAAAGGCTTGGAGTTTCAACAATGACAGTACGGCGTTGGATTAAAGCAGGAAAAATAAAAGCATACCAAATTGGGAGAGAGTTTAGGATTCCAGAAAGCGAAGTTCTGAGACTTCTTGAAGGTAAACTTCCTGACAAAGTTGTTATTTACGCTAGAGTTTCAAGCAGAGACCAAAAAGAAGACCTTGAAAGACAGGTAGAATACCTCAAAAACTACTGCTCCACCAAAGGATACCAAGTGACAAAAATCCTCACGGACATTTCATCAGGCTTGAATGAAAACAGGAAGGGCTTGAAAAAGCTTTTTAAACTCGTGGAAAGCGGGGAGATAACCAAAGTGGTAATAACATACAGGGATAGACTCACACGCTTTGGCTTCAAGTACCTCGAACAATACTTCAACTCCCACGGTGTTGAAATCGAAGTCATTTTTGATGATGAAGAAAAAACTCCAGAGAAAGAACTCGTAGAAGACTTGCT comes from Thermococcus aggregans and encodes:
- a CDS encoding glucose-1-phosphate thymidylyltransferase, which gives rise to MKALILSGGHGTRLRPLTYSQQKQLIPVANKPVLFYAIEDVIEAGIRDIGIIVGPNKEQVIETVKSVDWDANIEFIYQGEPKGLAHAILVAREYLGDDDFVMYLGDNILREGIVRHLEHFKKGNFDASILLCEVPNPQQFGVAELSEDGKTIKRLVEKPKVPPSNLALVGIYFFKPIIHEAVKHLKPSWRGELEITDAIQWLIDHGYKVGWTKVTGWWKDTGKPEDILDANRLILDDIKTSIKLETKARIHGRVIIEEGTQIDENTVIKGPAVIGKNCIIRNAYIGPYTSIGNNCIIENTEIEDSIILPESEIRDAGRIVESLIGRGVKILKGNSRPFGRKLVVGDNSRIIL
- the rfbB gene encoding dTDP-glucose 4,6-dehydratase; the encoded protein is MKLLVTGGAGFIGSNFIRYVLEKHKDWEVINLDKLGYGSNPANLKDVEDDPRYTFIKGDINDFELVSKLIKEVDAVVNFASETHVDRSISNPYAFIESNVLGVYTILEAIRKENPEVRLVHISSDEVHGDILEGSFTEEDRLMPSSPYSASKAAGDMLVLGWARTYKLNASITRCTNNYGPYQFPEKLIPKTIIRASMGLKIPIYGTGQNVRDWIYVGDHVRAVEAVLLKGEPREIYNISAGEEKTNLEVVKTILKLMGKDEDMIEFVEDRPGHDLRYSLDSWKIMRDLKWRPKVSFEEGIKKTVKWYLNNEWWWKPLVDEKVLHPTPWKLRW
- a CDS encoding sulfite exporter TauE/SafE family protein, with translation MHPVVFIFLGFLVGALVGLTGMGGGALMTPSLIFLGVEPIIAVGTDLLYATVTKVFGVLFHQRKNKIRVDITSRLIIGGLPAILLGSFLLRSIDKALLNEYLTLFLGAVLLVTSTLRLVRGEINLPIRPRMEYLYLLGFVVGLTVQFTSVGAGVIVSFALVNLAKVNPHEVVGVTIAYGLALSSLSFMNYAFLNSVDYSLALLLILGTIPGVYFGTSLNTKADKDVLKKVINVAILIIGALILAERVF
- a CDS encoding alkaline phosphatase family protein, producing MGVEEVKKVFVIGLDSAPPELLFGKLLDDLPNIKWLVERSIYGPMQSTIPAITIPAWMVMATGKTPGELGLYGFRHRKAGAYNDIWIAHSLMVKEKAVWHYIAEKGKKSILVGVPPSYPPRKINGYLVSCFITPDASVDYTYPKELKNEIEKLVGEYIFDVVFRKENRDEVKEQLWEMTRKRFEVIRYLIQEKEWDYFQFVEIGLDRVHHAFWKYFDENHHLYPGDDNPYKNVIPNYYKLLDEEIGKTLKLLDLDETAIMIVSDHGIKAMKGAFAINQWLIEEGLLKIKNPEILKEGRQVRFNELDVDWSRTIAWAWGGYYSRVFLNVKGREPQGVVKPEEYEKVRDEVAELIKTIRGPNGEKWDTKVFYPEEIYPVARGNKPDMMVYLDDLNWRAAGTLGYETPYLLENDLGPDDAVHAEYGVFSLYLPGMEEGKRTQLTIYDFAPTVLKLFGMEKPLRGRSVI
- the cysC gene encoding adenylyl-sulfate kinase; translated protein: MSEEGFTIWLTGPSGAGKTVLAHALKKKLKSMGYKVEILDGDVIRKTLYPDLGFSKEAREMHNRIVIHMAKLLSRNGVITIVSLISPYRAVREYARKEIGRFMEVYVYAPLEVRIQRDPKGLYAKAMRGEIKGLTGYDGVYEEPENPEVKVDSSKMTPEEEVEAVLKKAKELGYLK
- a CDS encoding IS607 family transposase, which encodes MRLYRTGEVAKRLGVSTMTVRRWIKAGKIKAYQIGREFRIPESEVLRLLEGKLPDKVVIYARVSSRDQKEDLERQVEYLKNYCSTKGYQVTKILTDISSGLNENRKGLKKLFKLVESGEITKVVITYRDRLTRFGFKYLEQYFNSHGVEIEVIFDDEEKTPEKELVEDLLAIVTSFAGKLYGMRSHKKKRLVEAVKNALRDD